A stretch of the Cytobacillus luteolus genome encodes the following:
- a CDS encoding M20 peptidase aminoacylase family protein: protein MIHAIKDWVMKNEESIKSTYHHLHTNAEISWKEVETTKFLCSKLEQLGITYKTFNNHTGVVGYWGNKEDGPKIGIRSDIDALWQLVDGEWKANHSCGHDGHMTMVLHAITCLKEIGFEPKGLIKIIFQPAEESGNGAKAIIETGVVAGLDYLMGIHVRPIQEMPFGVASPAIYHGATTLLKGEVKGIQAHGSRPNLGINVADSIAAIIQAVNSIKIDPTVSASAKVTMVKAGGNNLNIIPDFAEFGIDVRAENNTVMTDLLEKVRHATITAGLINYAKVNLEPQASMVAAEPSPEIEEVVKEAIVEAIGEEGLVPAPVTPGGEDFHFYKQTYPNLQATMVGLGTGLSPGLHHPNMSFNLNALLNGVKILSLSLVKVMEQKE, encoded by the coding sequence GTGATACATGCTATAAAAGATTGGGTGATGAAAAACGAGGAATCGATTAAATCAACTTATCATCATCTACATACGAATGCAGAAATAAGTTGGAAGGAAGTTGAGACTACTAAGTTTCTATGTTCGAAACTAGAACAACTAGGCATAACTTATAAAACTTTTAATAACCATACAGGAGTTGTTGGTTACTGGGGAAACAAAGAAGATGGACCAAAAATCGGAATCAGATCAGACATTGATGCTTTGTGGCAGCTTGTTGATGGAGAATGGAAGGCCAACCACTCTTGTGGACATGATGGACATATGACAATGGTTCTTCATGCTATCACATGTCTAAAGGAAATTGGCTTTGAACCAAAGGGCTTGATCAAGATTATCTTTCAACCAGCAGAAGAGTCTGGAAATGGAGCTAAAGCGATTATTGAAACAGGAGTAGTGGCAGGTCTTGATTACCTTATGGGTATTCATGTTCGTCCAATTCAGGAGATGCCATTTGGTGTAGCATCACCTGCTATCTATCATGGAGCAACGACTCTTTTAAAGGGTGAAGTTAAAGGTATACAGGCACATGGGTCGAGGCCTAACCTGGGCATTAATGTTGCTGATTCAATTGCGGCAATCATTCAAGCTGTAAATTCTATTAAAATTGACCCAACAGTTTCAGCATCAGCAAAGGTAACAATGGTCAAGGCAGGTGGAAATAACCTTAATATCATCCCAGATTTTGCGGAATTTGGTATTGATGTAAGAGCAGAGAATAATACTGTAATGACTGATTTACTTGAAAAAGTTCGTCACGCTACGATTACAGCAGGGTTAATCAACTATGCTAAAGTAAATCTTGAACCTCAAGCCTCGATGGTGGCTGCAGAACCAAGTCCTGAGATTGAGGAAGTGGTAAAAGAAGCAATAGTTGAAGCAATAGGGGAAGAAGGACTTGTACCAGCACCAGTTACACCAGGTGGAGAAGACTTTCATTTTTACAAACAGACGTATCCGAACTTACAGGCTACAATGGTAGGCTTAGGGACTGGACTATCACCAGGATTACATCATCCAAATATGAGCTTTAATCTGAATGCTCTCTTAAATGGAGTTAAAATTTTAAGCCTTTCACTTGTGAAGGTAATGGAGCAGAAAGAATAG
- the menC gene encoding o-succinylbenzoate synthase, which yields MTQKTISIREITLHRMVMRLKDPFTTSFGTFSDKEFFVVEMEDETGAIGFGESAAFSSPWYSEETVETNKHVMEQFLIPLLLESPINHPDEVSKRFEFIRRNNMAKSALEGAVWDLYAKRNGNPLYKELGGTKQQIEVGISIGIQPTAKDLVSVVEGYVNEGYKRMKVKIKPGADYEMLKEVRRHFPSILLMADANSAYTLDDIDTLKKLDDLDLMMIEQPLAHDDIIDHAKLQSELATPICLDESIHSFEDARKAIELGSCKIINIKIGRVGGITESKKIHDYCAQQGIPVWCGGMLEAGIGRAHNVAITTLPQFVIPGDTAGSSRYWENDIIDPEVIVENGVIHVPNKPGIGYEVNRKVLEHYRVSKTVFSNKNILA from the coding sequence ATGACCCAAAAGACAATCTCCATTCGTGAAATAACTCTTCACCGTATGGTTATGCGTCTAAAGGATCCATTTACGACAAGCTTTGGAACCTTCAGTGATAAGGAGTTTTTCGTGGTTGAAATGGAGGATGAAACTGGTGCGATTGGATTTGGAGAGTCAGCTGCTTTTTCAAGCCCTTGGTACAGTGAGGAGACAGTTGAGACAAACAAGCATGTGATGGAGCAATTTTTGATTCCATTATTACTTGAATCACCAATCAACCATCCTGATGAAGTGTCGAAACGGTTCGAATTCATACGTAGAAACAATATGGCAAAGTCAGCATTAGAGGGTGCAGTTTGGGATTTATATGCTAAACGAAATGGTAACCCGTTATACAAAGAACTAGGTGGGACAAAGCAACAAATTGAGGTTGGAATCAGTATTGGGATTCAACCAACAGCAAAGGATCTTGTTTCAGTAGTCGAAGGTTATGTAAATGAAGGTTATAAACGAATGAAAGTTAAAATAAAGCCTGGTGCAGATTATGAAATGCTTAAGGAAGTAAGAAGACATTTTCCGAGTATCTTGCTAATGGCTGATGCTAACTCAGCTTACACATTAGATGATATTGACACTCTAAAAAAACTGGATGACTTAGACTTGATGATGATTGAACAGCCACTTGCACACGATGATATTATCGATCATGCAAAATTGCAATCAGAACTGGCTACTCCCATTTGCTTAGATGAAAGCATACATTCTTTCGAGGATGCTAGAAAAGCAATTGAGTTAGGTAGTTGTAAAATCATTAACATAAAAATTGGCCGTGTAGGTGGAATAACGGAATCTAAGAAAATCCATGATTATTGTGCACAGCAAGGAATTCCGGTCTGGTGTGGAGGAATGCTAGAAGCAGGTATTGGTCGCGCCCATAATGTTGCGATAACAACGCTGCCTCAGTTTGTAATACCGGGTGATACCGCAGGATCTTCTAGGTATTGGGAAAATGACATTATTGATCCTGAGGTAATAGTAGAAAATGGTGTGATTCATGTGCCTAATAAACCAGGTATTGGCTATGAAGTAAACCGAAAAGTACTTGAACATTACCGAGTAAGCAAGACGGTATTTTCAAATAAAAACATATTGGCCTGA
- a CDS encoding GNAT family N-acetyltransferase, protein MNQMKAITYKRIDQLEDINKVVALQVDIWSQDVVSPQPQLVASINHGGLVIGAFAGEQLVGFCYGFAGFNDGEAYLVSHMTGILPEYQNRGIGYELKIKQREWAINTGYKKIVWTYDPLEIRNGYFNLCKLGAYSKRYIPSYYGEMKDKLNKGLPTDRLLIEWDICSKRVENAIFTSGSNHTNNEYQLLLNWEHGIEFPTPLPLEHNFDLSQNGYRVPVPSNIQFIKQHNSDVAFAWRYAVRTSLSNALSCGYIIKRVQKEQDADIHFYVVENTLTEG, encoded by the coding sequence ATGAATCAAATGAAAGCGATTACATATAAACGGATAGATCAGTTGGAGGATATTAATAAAGTAGTTGCGCTCCAAGTTGATATTTGGAGTCAAGATGTTGTTTCTCCTCAACCTCAATTAGTAGCTTCTATTAATCATGGCGGGTTAGTAATTGGAGCCTTTGCTGGAGAGCAATTAGTAGGATTTTGTTACGGATTTGCAGGCTTTAATGATGGAGAGGCCTATTTAGTTTCTCATATGACAGGTATTTTACCAGAATACCAGAATAGAGGAATTGGCTACGAACTTAAGATTAAGCAAAGAGAATGGGCAATAAATACAGGATATAAAAAAATTGTCTGGACGTATGACCCATTAGAAATAAGGAATGGCTATTTTAATCTCTGTAAGCTAGGAGCCTATTCTAAACGATATATTCCTTCTTACTATGGAGAAATGAAGGATAAATTGAACAAAGGACTTCCCACAGACCGATTGTTAATAGAATGGGATATTTGTTCAAAGCGTGTAGAAAACGCGATTTTTACCTCAGGAAGCAACCACACAAATAATGAATACCAATTACTTCTTAATTGGGAACATGGAATTGAATTTCCAACCCCACTACCCCTAGAGCATAATTTTGATTTGAGTCAAAACGGATACCGTGTTCCAGTACCTTCTAACATTCAATTCATTAAACAACACAATTCAGATGTCGCATTTGCCTGGAGATATGCAGTAAGAACTTCACTAAGTAATGCATTATCATGTGGCTATATCATCAAAAGAGTGCAAAAAGAGCAAGATGCAGATATTCATTTTTACGTAGTAGAAAATACATTAACGGAGGGATGA
- a CDS encoding alpha/beta hydrolase family protein: MNVLRISKKLLMLIMLLVVAGCANEEKVFKEEVVEEKIIVGENTEYELNGTLTLPKDNQEALPAVVLIHGSGPSDQDETAFAYKPFRDIAWGLAQQGIAVIRYDKRTYAHGNKMAQQISEITVYEETVEDAIRAAQLLKKDNRIDENKVFVVGHSLGGMLAPRIDMQGGNFAGIIMLGSSPRPLWEIAYDQNIAALKKQEMRESSRKQQDRLIEIELEKALLLQEMTDSEANRTTVFGIGGYYLKEMEQFSAKSIILQAEKPILIMQGEDDFQVYYEKDFKLWQELLEEHKNVTLVSYPKLNHFFVQYEGQEKGTIDEYMVPGNVDLNVIKDIGDWILKQK, encoded by the coding sequence GTGAATGTTTTACGAATTAGTAAAAAGTTGTTAATGTTAATAATGCTACTGGTTGTAGCTGGATGTGCAAATGAAGAGAAGGTATTTAAAGAGGAAGTAGTGGAAGAGAAGATTATTGTCGGTGAAAATACTGAATATGAGTTAAATGGTACTTTAACCCTACCGAAAGATAATCAAGAGGCGCTTCCAGCTGTTGTTTTGATACACGGTTCAGGTCCGAGTGATCAGGATGAAACAGCATTTGCATATAAGCCTTTTCGTGATATTGCCTGGGGCCTTGCTCAACAGGGTATTGCTGTTATTCGTTATGATAAAAGGACGTATGCTCATGGTAATAAAATGGCACAGCAAATTAGTGAGATAACTGTATATGAGGAGACAGTCGAAGATGCAATTCGCGCAGCACAACTACTAAAAAAAGATAATCGTATAGATGAAAATAAGGTGTTTGTAGTCGGACATAGCCTTGGTGGAATGCTGGCTCCTCGAATAGATATGCAGGGTGGAAATTTTGCAGGTATTATTATGCTAGGTAGTTCTCCAAGACCATTATGGGAAATTGCCTATGACCAGAATATTGCTGCACTAAAGAAGCAGGAAATGCGTGAGTCTAGTAGAAAACAACAAGATAGGCTAATAGAGATAGAATTGGAAAAAGCACTTCTTTTACAAGAAATGACGGATAGCGAGGCAAATAGAACCACTGTATTTGGGATAGGTGGATATTACTTAAAGGAAATGGAGCAATTTAGTGCAAAATCTATAATCTTACAAGCAGAGAAGCCAATATTGATTATGCAAGGTGAAGACGACTTCCAAGTTTACTATGAGAAGGACTTTAAACTGTGGCAAGAATTATTAGAGGAACATAAGAATGTAACTCTAGTAAGCTATCCAAAGCTAAATCACTTTTTTGTTCAATATGAGGGACAAGAAAAAGGAACAATTGATGAGTATATGGTACCAGGCAACGTAGATCTAAATGTAATTAAGGATATTGGTGATTGGATATTAAAACAAAAATAA
- the nikB gene encoding nickel ABC transporter permease yields MKQFIINRVLSGILVIFGISIFSFLLIHFIPGDPIKIMLGINATPEQVAKLNNHLGLDKPLVVQYGQYITNALQGDFGTSLKTGRPVLTEIIDRFPETVKLAVFGLFVAVVIGITLGILAARFKDSFIDKLCTVFATLGISIPSFWLAILLVLVFSVKLGWFPIANGTGLRDLILPSITLGVVASTMIMRLTRNGMVEVLSNEYIRTARAKGLDDRLILFRHALRNVLIPVVTVVGLQMAALLGGTVIIEQVFNWPGLGTLALGAIMSRDFPLIQGIVLFMGVVYVSMNILVDVLYSIIDPRVEIGTKEA; encoded by the coding sequence ATGAAGCAGTTCATTATTAATCGGGTTTTATCCGGTATTCTAGTCATCTTTGGCATTTCCATCTTTTCATTCTTGTTAATTCATTTTATTCCGGGTGATCCTATTAAGATTATGCTTGGAATAAATGCAACACCTGAACAGGTTGCAAAATTAAATAACCACTTGGGGCTAGATAAGCCCCTTGTGGTTCAATACGGGCAATACATCACCAATGCACTTCAAGGAGATTTTGGAACGTCTCTAAAAACAGGTAGGCCTGTCTTGACCGAAATCATAGACCGTTTTCCTGAAACAGTGAAATTAGCAGTTTTTGGTTTGTTTGTTGCAGTAGTCATTGGGATAACTCTAGGAATATTAGCTGCTAGATTTAAAGATTCATTCATTGATAAACTTTGTACTGTTTTTGCTACTTTAGGTATATCGATTCCAAGCTTTTGGTTAGCAATTTTATTAGTGTTAGTGTTTTCAGTCAAACTTGGTTGGTTTCCGATTGCAAATGGTACAGGTTTACGAGACCTTATTCTACCGTCAATTACTCTCGGTGTCGTTGCATCAACAATGATTATGAGGCTGACTAGGAATGGTATGGTTGAAGTTCTATCAAATGAATACATTCGAACGGCAAGAGCAAAAGGACTTGATGATCGTCTTATTTTATTTCGACATGCGCTTCGAAATGTATTAATCCCTGTTGTAACAGTTGTCGGATTGCAGATGGCAGCTTTACTCGGCGGGACAGTTATTATTGAGCAAGTATTTAACTGGCCAGGTCTTGGTACTTTAGCACTTGGTGCAATCATGTCGAGAGACTTTCCTCTAATTCAAGGGATTGTTTTATTTATGGGTGTTGTGTATGTCAGTATGAATATTTTAGTAGATGTATTATACAGTATCATTGATCCTCGAGTGGAAATTGGGACAAAGGAGGCGTGA
- a CDS encoding dipeptidase yields the protein MSVLHNKLVIDGHFDLLMDVQIQRERGRTKVIETDYYPRFIEGGVNVIVAALFVDSGYLPEMGLRKALSQISALYEEVNESPDKLMICFNGEDMNKAKQSNKIGFLLSIEGAEPIGTDLSLLRVFYELGVRNLGLVWSRRNAVADGSFFQPTKEGKKGGISSFGVKVIAEAEKLGMTIDVSHLNDEGFWDVIEMATKPVIASHSNARSLCSTMRNLTDEQIKAIAKTNGVIGVNAASMLVGDEDKDSTLEQLMNHLDHLVKVAGVEHVALGLDLCEDFMKYVSPDDLASLPRKPFDIVKGHQSIPQLYDGLVNRGYSQVELEAILGGNIQRIFMK from the coding sequence GTGAGTGTGCTACATAACAAATTAGTAATAGATGGCCATTTTGATCTATTAATGGATGTCCAAATCCAAAGAGAAAGAGGTAGAACAAAGGTAATTGAGACAGACTATTACCCACGTTTCATTGAAGGTGGTGTGAATGTCATTGTCGCGGCTTTATTTGTAGATAGTGGTTATTTACCAGAAATGGGGCTACGAAAAGCATTAAGTCAAATTAGTGCACTATATGAAGAAGTGAACGAATCACCTGATAAGTTAATGATTTGCTTTAATGGTGAAGACATGAATAAAGCGAAGCAATCCAACAAAATTGGCTTTCTCCTTTCGATAGAAGGAGCAGAACCCATCGGGACAGACCTTAGCTTGTTACGTGTTTTTTATGAGTTAGGAGTTCGAAATCTAGGATTAGTTTGGAGTCGACGAAACGCAGTAGCCGATGGCAGCTTCTTTCAGCCAACTAAGGAAGGGAAAAAAGGAGGGATTAGTAGCTTTGGTGTGAAGGTAATAGCGGAAGCCGAAAAACTAGGAATGACCATTGATGTTTCTCATTTAAATGATGAAGGGTTTTGGGATGTGATTGAAATGGCGACTAAGCCAGTTATCGCTTCTCATTCTAATGCTCGGTCACTCTGCTCTACGATGCGCAATTTAACCGATGAGCAAATAAAGGCAATAGCAAAGACGAATGGCGTGATTGGTGTGAATGCGGCCAGCATGCTCGTCGGGGATGAGGATAAAGATTCAACTTTGGAACAATTGATGAACCATCTTGATCATCTTGTAAAGGTGGCAGGTGTTGAACATGTGGCGCTAGGGCTTGACCTTTGTGAGGATTTTATGAAATATGTCTCTCCTGATGATTTAGCAAGTTTACCAAGGAAACCATTTGATATTGTTAAAGGTCATCAATCTATACCTCAGCTGTATGATGGCCTTGTGAATAGGGGGTATTCCCAAGTTGAACTTGAAGCCATATTAGGAGGAAATATTCAAAGAATCTTTATGAAGTAA
- a CDS encoding ABC transporter substrate-binding protein yields the protein MAIKAMSKSIWFFMMLVLSLFIIVGCSTNSTSTPSENSDNSSDSDNTKPEVSSEPQSGGTITIGSMEEPDTLDVHKTAMAVASAITHHLGGTLLGVNPETNELEGNLAESYQVSEDGKTITLKIRQGVTFTDGTPLTAQVFKDTYDRILNPDTGATVAASLVPGIQSTSAPDDQTFIIELAAPSAPFLRNLSSRGYLQPLSMAAIEKHGDNYGRNPVGAGPFIFKEWVTGQSITLERNDDFNWPQASLENQGKAYPDQLVYKFIQDQQTMLAALDSGSIDVAMNVAPKDVQRYRNNPDFYILEAERQGLGLFLEMNLENEVLSDLNVRKAINMAVNKEAIIKAVLNGEGTPAYGPIPATIFGYDPNVEKYGHKLNPDEATNLLEQSGYSTNGDGVMEKDGEELTFELLVMAQHNQAAQMVQGMLKDIGIKVNIQSMEAGTLIEKVSQGDYDMSFLAYSYGDPDILTLLFHSSQIGGLNHVRVKNKELDDYLDMGRTTIDPEERRKVYARVQEIVVENAYWVPIYAEKVFYVVNSRVQDVKMNNVYIEFHDSWVKQ from the coding sequence ATGGCGATTAAAGCGATGAGTAAATCAATTTGGTTTTTTATGATGCTGGTTCTATCCTTGTTTATTATTGTTGGATGCAGTACTAACTCTACTTCTACACCCAGTGAAAATTCAGATAATTCATCAGATTCTGACAATACTAAACCTGAAGTAAGTTCTGAACCTCAGTCTGGTGGCACAATTACGATCGGTTCCATGGAAGAGCCTGATACGTTAGACGTTCATAAGACAGCGATGGCGGTTGCCAGTGCTATTACTCATCATCTTGGCGGAACACTGCTTGGGGTAAATCCAGAAACAAATGAATTAGAAGGAAATCTAGCAGAAAGTTATCAGGTTTCTGAAGATGGTAAAACAATTACATTAAAAATTCGCCAAGGAGTAACTTTCACAGATGGGACTCCTTTAACGGCTCAAGTGTTTAAAGACACGTATGACCGAATTTTAAATCCTGATACTGGTGCAACAGTAGCTGCAAGCCTTGTACCTGGCATTCAGTCAACATCTGCACCGGATGATCAAACATTTATAATTGAGCTTGCGGCTCCATCAGCACCGTTTTTACGAAATTTATCAAGTCGAGGCTACCTGCAGCCATTATCTATGGCAGCCATTGAAAAACACGGTGATAATTATGGTAGAAACCCAGTTGGTGCTGGACCATTTATTTTCAAAGAATGGGTAACAGGACAATCCATCACATTAGAAAGAAATGATGACTTTAACTGGCCACAAGCTTCTTTAGAAAACCAAGGGAAAGCATATCCTGATCAGCTTGTTTATAAATTTATTCAAGATCAGCAAACAATGCTTGCTGCACTTGATAGTGGTTCTATTGATGTTGCAATGAATGTTGCGCCAAAGGATGTTCAAAGATATCGTAATAACCCTGATTTCTATATTTTAGAAGCTGAACGCCAAGGTCTAGGTTTATTTTTAGAGATGAATCTTGAAAATGAAGTGCTTTCAGATCTAAATGTTAGAAAGGCAATCAATATGGCAGTCAATAAAGAAGCCATCATTAAGGCTGTCCTAAATGGTGAAGGTACACCTGCATATGGTCCCATTCCAGCAACTATTTTTGGTTATGATCCAAATGTGGAAAAATATGGTCATAAATTGAACCCTGATGAAGCAACAAATCTTTTAGAACAATCTGGTTATAGTACAAATGGTGATGGGGTTATGGAGAAAGATGGGGAGGAACTTACATTTGAACTGTTAGTCATGGCTCAGCATAATCAAGCAGCTCAGATGGTTCAAGGGATGCTTAAAGATATCGGAATCAAAGTAAATATCCAATCCATGGAAGCTGGAACGTTAATTGAAAAAGTATCACAGGGAGATTATGATATGTCATTCCTTGCCTACTCATACGGTGATCCTGACATCTTAACATTGTTATTCCATTCGAGTCAGATTGGTGGATTAAACCACGTTCGAGTAAAAAATAAAGAGTTAGACGATTATTTAGATATGGGTAGAACAACCATTGACCCAGAGGAAAGAAGAAAAGTGTATGCCCGTGTTCAAGAGATTGTTGTTGAAAACGCATATTGGGTACCAATTTACGCCGAGAAAGTTTTTTATGTTGTAAATAGTAGAGTGCAAGATGTGAAAATGAATAACGTTTATATTGAATTCCACGATAGCTGGGTGAAGCAGTAA
- a CDS encoding MurR/RpiR family transcriptional regulator translates to MEQYKDRIRKKYNEFTKRQKVVAKYFIDFPKEVAFQTAKQIGQACGASETTVIRLCYILEYSGFSELQKEIQSSLLEDTSSTNPIENFREMSHTLKDTNLIQYVIEQDNAYVKATLEDIDFKQYQMAVEKLINADNRIVLGFRSSYGPASWFMFALNIVVGNTTQYRGEIEDSNYLLSRVSKDTVVVAISFPRYVRETLSFVKAAKEKGACIIAITDDRLSPIGQYADILFRVIAPTPIPLKGITPTFSLLNLLVTSIAASDNPIVHKHMAGYDQHSSENYVFAIKGTKDVEVNLTEDEVSS, encoded by the coding sequence ATGGAACAATATAAAGATCGAATTAGAAAAAAATATAACGAGTTTACGAAACGACAAAAAGTAGTCGCAAAATACTTTATTGACTTTCCAAAAGAAGTTGCCTTTCAAACGGCAAAACAAATAGGGCAAGCATGTGGGGCGAGTGAAACAACCGTCATTCGCCTATGCTATATCCTAGAATACTCTGGATTCAGTGAACTGCAAAAGGAAATTCAATCAAGCTTACTAGAAGATACTTCATCAACGAACCCCATCGAGAATTTCCGAGAAATGTCCCACACTTTAAAGGATACAAACCTAATTCAATATGTAATAGAACAAGATAATGCCTATGTGAAAGCTACATTAGAGGATATTGATTTTAAGCAATATCAAATGGCCGTTGAAAAATTAATAAATGCCGACAATCGCATTGTGCTTGGGTTTCGTTCCTCTTATGGTCCAGCGAGTTGGTTTATGTTTGCTCTAAACATTGTTGTTGGAAATACGACACAGTACCGAGGAGAAATTGAGGATTCAAACTATTTGTTATCTAGGGTGAGTAAGGACACTGTAGTAGTTGCAATTTCCTTCCCCAGATACGTTCGGGAGACGCTTTCTTTTGTAAAGGCAGCAAAGGAGAAAGGCGCTTGTATTATTGCGATAACGGATGACAGACTATCCCCAATTGGACAATATGCTGATATTTTATTTAGAGTTATTGCACCAACGCCTATTCCGTTAAAAGGAATCACACCTACATTTTCTCTTTTAAACTTGCTAGTAACAAGTATTGCTGCATCTGATAACCCTATCGTTCATAAACACATGGCTGGCTATGACCAACATAGTAGTGAAAATTATGTATTTGCAATAAAAGGTACAAAAGATGTTGAGGTCAATCTTACTGAAGATGAGGTGAGTTCGTGA
- a CDS encoding serine hydrolase domain-containing protein, with amino-acid sequence MTQKTVTREFEQYCQEICEKFDVPGFSIGLAKDGQLFYDKGFGYRDVENKLPLTADTVFGIGSVTKAFTCVAIMQLHETGKLNVQDPVVKYLPEFKTPNEEYTKQMTIHHFMTHSAGLPPLPTLYKALSKSIANDPKFEDEGQTEGDIGTVEKAASEQQNESVDTFEELMADIATQEFTLLGAPGTEFSYSNDSYSLLGAIIERVSGITYEQYMKDYILDPAGMKNSVFHLEELVDHDDVSSLYNSRKKDGETIIFESNNPWDAPSMRAAGFLKSTVNDMLKYAEIYRNKGRVGNAQILTPESVELITTPFIECDKGRYYGYGVMVTPDYYGYKLVEHGGSLKGVAAQLNILPELGLSGVSFANLAGVPSTKLLETAFADQLGKSVTDSYLSYEVIDISEAELKQYEGEYASGEGTKYEVVVEDGKLQLKAEGLELSHIKPIGNDTFMVGFRESELSLRFVKDDNNQVVRAAFGFRQVPKVK; translated from the coding sequence ATGACACAAAAAACAGTAACTCGAGAATTTGAACAATATTGCCAAGAGATTTGTGAGAAGTTTGATGTACCAGGCTTTTCAATTGGATTAGCAAAAGATGGTCAATTATTCTATGATAAAGGTTTTGGTTACCGCGATGTCGAAAACAAACTCCCATTGACAGCTGATACCGTTTTTGGAATCGGTTCAGTAACAAAAGCATTTACATGTGTAGCGATTATGCAGCTACACGAAACAGGAAAATTAAACGTACAAGATCCAGTTGTCAAATACTTACCAGAATTTAAAACCCCTAATGAAGAATACACAAAACAAATGACGATTCACCATTTCATGACACATTCAGCGGGGTTACCACCCTTACCGACTCTATATAAGGCGTTAAGTAAGAGTATTGCAAATGATCCGAAGTTTGAGGATGAAGGTCAAACGGAAGGTGATATAGGTACGGTTGAGAAAGCTGCATCAGAGCAGCAAAATGAAAGTGTTGATACGTTTGAGGAGTTAATGGCAGATATTGCAACTCAAGAATTTACGTTATTGGGAGCACCAGGAACAGAATTTAGCTATTCGAATGATAGCTATTCACTTTTAGGTGCAATTATTGAGAGAGTTAGTGGAATTACCTATGAACAGTATATGAAAGACTATATTTTGGATCCAGCTGGAATGAAAAATAGTGTATTCCATCTAGAAGAGTTAGTTGACCATGATGATGTATCATCACTCTACAACTCTCGTAAAAAAGACGGTGAAACGATTATCTTTGAATCGAATAACCCTTGGGATGCGCCATCCATGCGTGCAGCAGGATTTTTAAAATCAACTGTAAATGACATGCTTAAATATGCAGAAATCTATCGTAATAAAGGAAGAGTTGGAAATGCTCAAATTTTAACACCAGAGAGTGTTGAATTAATCACAACACCATTTATTGAGTGCGATAAAGGTCGTTACTATGGGTATGGTGTGATGGTTACGCCTGATTACTACGGATACAAGCTTGTTGAACATGGTGGCTCTCTTAAAGGAGTGGCAGCACAATTGAATATCCTTCCTGAACTAGGATTATCTGGAGTTTCTTTTGCAAATCTAGCAGGAGTACCGTCTACGAAACTACTAGAAACAGCATTTGCCGATCAGTTAGGAAAATCAGTCACTGACTCGTATTTATCTTACGAAGTAATAGACATTTCAGAAGCTGAGTTAAAGCAATATGAAGGAGAATATGCTTCAGGAGAGGGAACGAAATATGAGGTTGTTGTTGAAGACGGTAAACTCCAACTTAAAGCGGAAGGGCTAGAACTTTCACATATAAAGCCAATTGGCAATGATACATTTATGGTTGGGTTCAGAGAATCAGAGCTTTCCCTTCGTTTTGTAAAGGACGATAACAACCAAGTTGTCCGCGCTGCATTTGGATTTAGGCAAGTACCTAAAGTAAAATAG